A window of Fusarium oxysporum Fo47 chromosome II, complete sequence genomic DNA:
GAATAAATCGTCAAGTTGTTTTGGTTTGGAGAAATGAGGAACAGTTCCAGAAACACGTCCACTATTATTCGTGGATCCTGAATCTTCAGGGGCGCGCGGTCCCCCAGGTCTCTAATTTGGCCCCGCAAGCTTCCGTCATCACTATCAGGAGCTCAGACAGAAATGAGACTGTTATTGCTTTGAATTTCTAAAACAGTCACTAACTTTAACATAATGCAATAATTGTTGCTAGATTGGTAATCTTTTCACCAACTCGAATAGTATGAGGGTATCTACTCCATGTCTATCGCATGCAATATCAGATACCTCAACATCGTCCTGATGCTTGTTGTAAAATTGTACATCAACCTCCTTTTTCCATTCCAATCAATTCCATGAAGCAATCCCAAGCAGACCTGTCACTCCGACGCTAATATTCAGCCAAAAATTATCATGTCGTTCCGATTCTCCTAGTCAATACTCATGAGGCAATCTCATGTCCACTCTTCAGCGCCCACTCCTTGGAGCGCCCTTTACCGATCTTTTCTGCTACCAACTCTACAGTATTCTTCACCTCAGTGCGAGACACGTCGTCCCGAAATTGATGGTAGAGAAAGTCGATAATTCCAACCTTGGATAAAGCTTTGTTGCTCAAAATAGCTCTCTTCACGTCATCAAGTAGCTCAGACTTGACGAGCTTTGGTGCATCACCATCAGTGTTGCCGTTGCTGCCTGTCAAAGCTGAGAACGCATTCGCAGGCGTAGGAGGAGGGGGCATCTTGCTGTTACCATCAGATGCCGCTGTGGTTTTCATAGGCTTGAgtatcttgttcttgacttCAGGTTCCCAATATTCCGTTGAGAATGGATCAATACCCCAGGTTTGCTGAAGTCCATCTGGAAATAGGTCAATATATGCTCATTCCACTCAGGTCCAATTGAGACTTACCATGCATGAACTCCATCCTGTGGTCGTAGATAACCTGATTCGCCACGGTGTTTCCATTCTCAAAACAGATCCCGGTGCTGTCTGGCTCAATGGTGTTTGCAAAGATTCGTCGAGATAGACCAGCATCTTCCGAATCATCGAGAAACTCATCCatgtcatcttcgtcgtccatctcctcttcatcatcgtcaacatcgagatcctctccttcttcttcctcctgccACTCAGCTTCCGAATCATAGTCGTAGTCAAGAGGCAGTCGTCTTGCTGTTGGCGTTCGAGCCAGCTGGCTCATGTTGAGCTTTCCAAGTACGAATGGCTTGAAAGTCACGGTTCCATAGTAAGGGGGCCGCACGTCTTGTGAAAACGAAATCACCTTCATGGGCACCTTGGAAAGCTTCTGACGGGTGTCTCGCATGATCTTATCAACATGCTCAGGACCCGCGTTTTCCGCCTTTTCTGTCTCTCTGTAGACTTGCTCCATGATGTGCTTAACTGGATGATGGAGCACGCCTCGTTTTCGAGGCTTGCTAGGCAAAGAAAAGAGTCGAGTTGGGTCGAACCGAGAAGGATCCAACTCTCCAGCTCGTTGACCACCAACGCATTCATCTAGGATCTTAGATTTAACCTCGCGTGTTTCGGTGTCCATCTCAGGCCCAATATGGGCAATTCGTGTGTTGTCCTTGATGAAAAAAGGCTTAAATATCTTCTCGTATTCGTTCTTTGGTGGTTCGCTCGCAGGTTTTGCTGGGCTAGTGTCTCCTGACGTGGCATTTTTAGGTTGAGGAATGTCGACAGTCTTCTTAGGAGTGCTCGgaaccttgaagaaggagCCGAGTGTTCGTTGCTGCCGagccttcttttcctcttcctcttcctttcgcttcttctcgtcgtccttgcgtttcttttcctcttccttttgACGTCGTTTCTCGTCACGTTCTTTAGCTTTAGCtgccttctcagcttcaatcTTAGCTTTCTCAACTGCTCGGATAGCTGCTTTCTGTTCACGTTCTTCTTTGAGTCGAgcattctccttctccttttctGCCTTCTGCCTGGcattttccttttccttctcgGCTTTTTCAGCAGGCGTCaatttctttctctttaccAGAGTGGTAGCAGGTTTCGATGTCGAATTGATAGTCGTCTGTGTGATTTGTGTCTTGGCTGGTGTTTGAGGGGACGGAGACCGACGAGGAGGAGTGCTTGTACCAGGATCACTCAGTTCTGATGAAGCTGGCGATGGGGCTCTTTCCCCAGATGAAGTGGAAGACAATGCTACGGACAATTAATACTTATCACAACTGATGCGCTCCCCGGACTTACCAAATTCTCCATTCGGTCGATCAGAAGCCAAAGACGGCAACTTGATGTCTTCTGCGGTGTCTATTCCATCATTATTTCCCATGAATTCATCGTGACTTCTCTTACGGCCAGTAGCCTCAGATTCTTGAATGTTCGGTGAAAGTTCGTAGAGGGGCATGGTGCTTTATTGCGAGCTGATCAGCTCAATTTCGATTCGCTCAAAGCGAAAGGGTTGTCGTGTGGTGCGAAATATGACGGTGATGATCAGGAACGGTCTTGAGAAAGGTGGTTGTTAGGTTATCGTGAGTAGGAAGAAATCATGCGATTAAAGGTCaattaaaaagaattaaaacAAGGGCACAATCATTCCGTTTGATAAAGCTTTGTTTAAAGCCCGAGGTTGTTTGGAAAGATGTGAATAATCTCTTGGGTAGGTGCAAGAGATCCGCAGGTGGCATGAAGCAACCAAGTTGAAAGAGAAGCCTCCTCCCCAAAGGAGACCAAAGTTAATGGAAAGCGCGACCCGACGCGTCGATCTGGCGCCCTAATCTTTAAGTGGGCAATTAAGAAACGCGCTGAGAGGTGACAGGGAAGCCGCGGCTAAGCCTCGGCTAGGTGAATTTCCAGGGTATCTGTGGCTGTGCCCCGCGTGGCAGCCGGAACGCCTCAAGCGCCTGCGGCTAACCTGGTAATTCAACGATCGACATGCCCATTTCGACAAATTGCCATCCACACCCAACATGGGGATCCCCAGTGATATCATTAAGGGGGCCCGATCTCGTAACAGCAACCGAGAATATACGATTGGCGCCGCTAAGGGACCAGAGTGAAACGACCAGACAACCAAGTGGACGGTAACGTCACTG
This region includes:
- a CDS encoding chromatin assembly factor 1 subunit A-domain-containing protein, translated to MPLYELSPNIQESEATGRKRSHDEFMGNNDGIDTAEDIKLPSLASDRPNGEFALSSTSSGERAPSPASSELSDPGTSTPPRRSPSPQTPAKTQITQTTINSTSKPATTLVKRKKLTPAEKAEKEKENARQKAEKEKENARLKEEREQKAAIRAVEKAKIEAEKAAKAKERDEKRRQKEEEKKRKDDEKKRKEEEEEKKARQQRTLGSFFKVPSTPKKTVDIPQPKNATSGDTSPAKPASEPPKNEYEKIFKPFFIKDNTRIAHIGPEMDTETREVKSKILDECVGGQRAGELDPSRFDPTRLFSLPSKPRKRGVLHHPVKHIMEQVYRETEKAENAGPEHVDKIMRDTRQKLSKVPMKVISFSQDVRPPYYGTVTFKPFVLGKLNMSQLARTPTARRLPLDYDYDSEAEWQEEEEGEDLDVDDDEEEMDDEDDMDEFLDDSEDAGLSRRIFANTIEPDSTGICFENGNTVANQVIYDHRMEFMHDGLQQTWGIDPFSTEYWEPEVKNKILKPMKTTAASDGNSKMPPPPTPANAFSALTGSNGNTDGDAPKLVKSELLDDVKRAILSNKALSKVGIIDFLYHQFRDDVSRTEVKNTVELVAEKIGKGRSKEWALKSGHEIAS